The window TATAGGAAAATACTAGCACCTAACCTCACACATGCCACAAGACTTGGATGTCCCATTTGATAGCAATATATAGATTTCTTCTCGAACACTGGCCCTCCAGGGGAGTAGCCTTGCATTTGTTTCAAACAACCATCATATTATCTCTGACTATCAATGGTTTAGTCCTGGTCCAATTATTTAATTTGGAATAGCCTCTGATTTTTTTAACTCCCACAGCTGGTTGATAGTTGAGCAAAAGACCAACTTATTAATTGATCCCTCTCTTCCAAATTCCTTCTTCATCCACTAGACTTCCTCCAAAACATGAAATGCAACTCGAGTAGACAGTGAACAAAGCCTCTTAATGTCTCTCCAAATTCTATGGAGAGTCAATCATTGTTTCATGATGATGATGTAATAATTGGTTTATGTGTATTGCATATGAAATATATAAAGAGGTGGTGTTCGACTTATCTTTGAAGTAATACAATTCTAACGTATACCTTGCACAGTAGTTGAGTTCTTGTTGAAGTAAATAGTTGATGAGCCTTCGTTGTATTGACATTAAACCGATTATAATCGTGCTCCTCAAAGATGTAAAAGATATTGGTGCAATATAATAGCAGTAGAAGATTTACATAGGGTGGAGTCATGTtagatactctccttaaggtgtTTAAGAGTCTCTATTAGTGCGTATAAGGTTGACCTACACTTCATAATCACCTCTTAATCACAAAGCTTGTGCTCCTAAATGTGATTACATAGGGAGTCCGTAAGGAGTGATTATTCTTTACAATGAGTGCGGCGGTGCGGTGAGCATCAGATGACTGAGAGCATCCGGGCACATGCCTCGAGGTCCTCTcgaccatccgatgctcaccgcaccaCCGCCGAGCATGTTTTTGCATCCGTAAGCTATACTTAGTAATCCAAGAGACAGAATCAAGAATAGAACATGTACTGTTCTATGCGATAAgaacagaaaatgaaaacaaaggACAAGAAGAACAGAAACACTCTTCGAAGTAGACAAAAATAGTGATGGAACAATCCCATGAATCACAAAGCATAGTCTCACAAGTTTTCTAGCCAATTTTCCTTTGCAGGAACCAGGTATTTAGAGATATGGACTATACCCATATAGATACACCTATATGTCTACAGGGAGGTGTATGTATGTATATGTCTTTTCTTTACAGTGTACAATCATATGTAGGAATAGAAGTTCAACAGACTAAATTTATCGCAAccaatttaattattattaatagaGTATAAAACCAACCATACACAATACATTTACATTTTCTTTCTGTGGAAtgcaaaattgaaatttaacttGGAAAGAAAGCTCTCagcattacttttttttttataagattaTTAGCTGTCAGCATTACATTAAACATTTGAACCCATCCATCATGTCAAAAACGTTAGTCCCAGGTACCCTCGGCATCTAAAGATGCACTGAACTCATTGGAGGGCTATCAGTGTTCCTGGTGGGCTTCAATCCttgctttcctttcttcttgccTGCACTGAATTCCCGGGTTTTGCTTATTCTGGGAAACAGCCTTCTCCACTTGACCTTCTCcaacttctctctttcttcttgagAGAATTTATCAGCGTTATTGATTTTACTAATGTTATGTACCATAGGCGAGCTTTGCTGTCTTTCAGGCTGTAAAGGCTGATTACTGATGTTGGTTTCACTATAATTATGTACTGGGGAAAAGCATTGCTGGGATGCAAGCTGTAAAAGCTGAGGCAGGACTTGGCTATTGATTTTACCATCTTTATTCACTGGGGATGAGACTTCCTGGGTTTCAGGCTGTAAAAGCTGAAGTGAGACTTTGCTATTGGGTTGACCATTATTATTCACTGGGGATGAGCTTTGATGGGTTTCAGGCTGTAAAAGCAGGGCATTACTATGCACTGAGGATGAGTTTGATGGATTTCAGGCTGTAAAAGTGAGGCTTTGCCATTGAGTTTACCATTATTAAGCACTGGGGATGAGATTTGATGGGTTTCAGGCCGTAAAAGCAGGGCTTTGCTATTGATTTTACCATTATTAAGCACTAGTAATGAGCCTTGCTGGGTGACAGGCCATAAAAATAGAGCTTTACATGTTGGAGATAGAACAGGCAAGAGTGGCTTGAATCCATAGTCTCTGGGTCTTACACAGCTGATCAAGCGGTGAAGCCATGTTATGAGTTCGATGATACATTGATCTGTCTTCTCCCTATCTGCATGATAGAGTGTCTCCAGAGGCAACAGACTATTAGGTGCAGACGTCCTCTTGTTGAACTCAGAACTGCGAGTCAATAAGAATAACTGTTAAACCCCTGGAGACAGGATGCGGTTTGTCTATTTTCTCCAACAGCAAAAGAAATGATGTTTGATTCACAATGAAGAAGGGAGAAAGCAGGAAAAAAATAACAAGGAAAACTGAAATTTGAGCCTCAACTGACCTAGTGTTTGCCCATTCTCCAACCCAACCAAAAGCTTTATGTGCTCTGTGATTTGGAATGCCATGAgtccaaaaaaaacaaaaaaacaaaaagataagCATATGAATATAAGCTCTGAAGCAGTCActggaatttaaaaaaaaaggcaccTTCTCAAttgccaaaaataaataaatagctaaagGTAGCAAAGcaactgaaaaataaataaatagctaacAGGACTTAGTTAATTAGCCAAATGATACATAAGTATAATGCATGGTAAGAGAACTTTCATTGACCTACTTGGTTGTATTCGCAGCAACAAGCACAAGCCACCTAAGTGTTTTTGCCATCTCATCTTTGATCTGGGGAATTGTGAGTTGCAAGCATGCAAATGGAGTTGcagatataaatatatatatatatatacatatatatataaactatgATTCTCTTTGTTACAATGTAAAATATattcctgaaaaaaaaaattgtaatttgtAAATTCTAACAtattacctttttatttttatttttatttattttttccccttggATCTGACCGATGTTAGGAATTAACAACAAAACAGAATAACGATGGAAAAAGAAATCACACACACATAGAACACAACGATT is drawn from Macadamia integrifolia cultivar HAES 741 unplaced genomic scaffold, SCU_Mint_v3 scaffold1591, whole genome shotgun sequence and contains these coding sequences:
- the LOC122064268 gene encoding protein PSK SIMULATOR 1-like, whose translation is MGKLVDIVIFIHKEIMKAFGTKGTALISKDAIHKSERLGVCGLALHYANIVSQIDLIVARTSSLPPNARDTLYHALPLNVKTFLRSWLQAFQAKEELTIPQIKDEMAKTLRWLVLVAANTTKAHKAFGWVGEWANTSSEFNKRTSAPNSLLPLETLYHADREKTDQCIIELITWLHRLISCVRPRDYGFKPLLPVLSPTCKALFLWPVTQQGSLLVLNNGKINSKALLLRPETHQISSPVLNNGKLNGKASLLQPEIHQTHPQCIVMPCFYSLKPIKAHPQ